The genomic interval GCACCCAGTTTCAGAGGATGAATCGTCCTATACCAACAAGGGTTATCGGCGGTGTTGCTCTTACTCAGGTTTGCCTAATCATCTTTGGGCAAAAGTGCCAGGATTTGATCGACAAACTGTTGATGATCAACAACAGGTTTACAGATATAACCATCAGCACCACTTTGCTTAAGGAAGTTTTCGCGATCGCCATCCATAGCATGAGCCGTGACTAATATAATGGGCAGATTGCTGGTTTGAGCATCAGCTTTGAGCATCTGGGTAATCTTGATGCCGTCCACTGGCTTACCCTGGTAAACACTGTGAGCCAGGGAAACATCCATCAAAATAATATCTGCATCTCCCGCCTGGGCAATTTTCATGACCTCCTCTACATCTTCGGTTCCCTTGACATTCAAGCCACCCCGCTTCGTGAGAATTTTGGAAAAAATGCGAAAATTCATGGGCTCGTCTTCTACAATCAGAACGGTTTTCATGGGCGTTGCATCAAGAAAGTCGTCTTTTCAACAAAAGTGCGATTTAATCATCAGTCTGACAGAGACTGGGCAATACAGACCAAGTTCTCTATCCCGGCTTCCCCTACCCCCCTGTTCCCGGTAGCTCTGATCGACTAGGATTGAAAACGACTCGGTATTAGGGGATGGTATCAACGGAAACCGATAGCAAGGGTTCTAAACTTTCTCATCCTCTGTATTTTGCCGAAACGGTTGTGGTACAGTACATACGTACTTTAGTAAGACTCCAGTTTTTCGGCAATATCAGCACCCAGTTCCAGAGGATTGATGTCCCTATCCGAAGATTGGTTATTGGAGGCGTCGCTCTCACTCAGGTTTGACTAATCATTTTTAGGCAGAAGTGCCAGGATTTGATCGACAAACTGTTGGTGATCCACAACAGGTTTAGAGATATAACCATCAGCACCACTTTGCTTAAGGAAATTTTCGCGATCGCCTTCCATAGCATGAGCCGTGACTAATATAATGGGCAGATTGCTGGTTTGAGCATCCGCTTTCAGCATCTGGGTAATCTTGATGCCGTCCACTGGCTTACCTTGGTAAACACTGTGAGCCAGGGAAACATCCATCAAGATAATATCTGCATCTCCCGCGTGGGCAATTTTCATGACCTCCTCTACATCTTCGGTTCCCTTGACATTCAAGCCACCCCGCTTCGTGAGAATTTTGGAAAAAACGCGAAGATTAATGGGATCGTCTTCTACAATCAGAACGGTTTTCATGGGCGTTGCATCAAGAAAGTCGTCTTTTCAACAAAAGTGCGATTTGATCATCAGTCTGACAGGGACTGGGCAATGTTGCCACAAAAAAAATCAAATTTTCATCTCGTTGTGGTTAGAAATTAGGACACAGAACTCATGGCAAAACAGTTGAATCTGCTGGCGACTGGTCAAGTTATTCCCACGCCCCTCCATGCAGAGATGCAACAGTCATATCTTGAATATGCCATGAGTGTCATCGTTGGACGTGCCCTGCCAGACGTTTGCGACGGTCTAAAGCCCGTGCATCGGCGTATTTTGTATGCCATGTACGAATTGGGTTTAACCCCCGATAGACCCTACCGTAAGTGCGCTCGCGTAGTGGGTGATGTTTTGGGGAAATATCATCCCCATGGGGATCAGGCTGTCTACGATGCTATGGTGCGCTTGGTCCAAGAGTTTTCCACTCGCTATCCACTATTGGCGGGTCATGGCAATTTTGGGTCGGTGGATAACGACCCACCGGCTGCCATGCGTTACACAGAGACGCGGCTGTCTCCCATTAGTCATGAAGCCCTCCTATCAGAAATTGGCGAGGCAACCGTTGATTTTATCGATAATTTCGATGGCTCTCAACAGGAGCCTGTGGTTTTACCCGCTCAACTACCCATTTTACTGCTCAATGGTTGCTCTGGCATCGCGGTTGGCATGGCAACCAATATTCCTCCTCATAATCTGGGCGAGATTGTGGATGGGCTAATCGCTTTGATTGATCGCCCGGATCTGGCGGATGAGAAATTGTGGAAATTAATTCCGGGACCAGATTTTCCCACGGGGGGTGAAATTATCGATACGTCGGGAATTCGGGATGCCTATAGCAGTGGGCGCGGCATTATTCCAGTGCGGGGAATCGCTAAGGTGGAAGAGATTCAAGTCGGTCGCACTCGCCGTCATCGCCGCACGGCACTCATTGTCACAGAATTACCCTATCAAGTGAATAAAGCGGCTTGGATTGAAAAAATTGCCGATCTGGTCAACCATGGACGCTTAGACGGAATTGCCGATTTGCGCGATGAGAGCGATCGCCGGGGGATGCGGGTGGTTGTGGAACTTAAACGGGATGCTCATCCCAGAGATGTTCTCAAACACCTCTACAAACAAACTCCTCTACAAAGTAACTTTGGCGCGATAATGCTGGCATTAGTCAACGGACAGCCCCGCCAGCTAGCCCTACGGCAATGTCTGGAAGAATTCTTACGCTTCCGGGAACAAACCCTGACCCGTCAATATACCTATGAACTTGACCAGAAACGACAACGGCGTCATCTGGTGGAAGGATTATTGGTTTGCTTAAATCAACTCACTCGCGTGATTGAAATCCTTACCAATGCGCCTGATGGCACAACCGCAAAGACTCAGTTTCAAGAGCAGTTAAACTTGAGTGAGAGTCAAGCTGATGCTATCCTCGCCATGCCGATGCGCCGCCTCACCGGGTTAGAACGGCAAAAACTCCAGACCGAATTTGAGGAACTCACCGCCCGCATTGAAACCCTCCAGGAATTACTCAGTAGCCGACATGAATTACTCAAAACCCTGAAAAAAGAGTTGCGATCGCTTAAACGGAAATATGCTGATCCACGTCGCACCAAGATCCGATCAGCCCAATCGCTCAAAGAACCTAAACAACCCAAATCAGAAAAACAAACCCGCAAGAAAGCCAAAACCTCAGACACCCCGAAAACCTCTGCCTCGAAATCCCCATCGCCTAATCTGATCGAAACGGAAGCTGAACAAACGGTTCTGGAATTTACCTATCAAGGACACGTACAACGCCTGCGTTCTGCCCCTGATCCCAAATCTAAACCCTCGATCAAAGATGGGAACGATTTTGTGATTCAGACCCAGCAAACCACCACGGCGTCAGAATTTGCCACCCTCACCAGTGGAGGCAAAGCCTACCCCTTGAAAGTCCAAGATATTCCCCCCGCCGCAGGGCGTAAGCAAGGCATCCCTGTAACTCGTCTCCTCCCTGATGCGGCTCAATCTGAAACCGTTATCGCC from Coleofasciculus chthonoplastes PCC 7420 carries:
- a CDS encoding response regulator translates to MKTVLIVEDEPMNFRIFSKILTKRGGLNVKGTEDVEEVMKIAQAGDADIILMDVSLAHSVYQGKPVDGIKITQMLKADAQTSNLPIILVTAHAMDGDRENFLKQSGADGYICKPVVDHQQFVDQILALLPKDD
- a CDS encoding response regulator; this encodes MKTVLIVEDDPINLRVFSKILTKRGGLNVKGTEDVEEVMKIAHAGDADIILMDVSLAHSVYQGKPVDGIKITQMLKADAQTSNLPIILVTAHAMEGDRENFLKQSGADGYISKPVVDHQQFVDQILALLPKND
- a CDS encoding DNA gyrase/topoisomerase IV subunit A; the encoded protein is MAKQLNLLATGQVIPTPLHAEMQQSYLEYAMSVIVGRALPDVCDGLKPVHRRILYAMYELGLTPDRPYRKCARVVGDVLGKYHPHGDQAVYDAMVRLVQEFSTRYPLLAGHGNFGSVDNDPPAAMRYTETRLSPISHEALLSEIGEATVDFIDNFDGSQQEPVVLPAQLPILLLNGCSGIAVGMATNIPPHNLGEIVDGLIALIDRPDLADEKLWKLIPGPDFPTGGEIIDTSGIRDAYSSGRGIIPVRGIAKVEEIQVGRTRRHRRTALIVTELPYQVNKAAWIEKIADLVNHGRLDGIADLRDESDRRGMRVVVELKRDAHPRDVLKHLYKQTPLQSNFGAIMLALVNGQPRQLALRQCLEEFLRFREQTLTRQYTYELDQKRQRRHLVEGLLVCLNQLTRVIEILTNAPDGTTAKTQFQEQLNLSESQADAILAMPMRRLTGLERQKLQTEFEELTARIETLQELLSSRHELLKTLKKELRSLKRKYADPRRTKIRSAQSLKEPKQPKSEKQTRKKAKTSDTPKTSASKSPSPNLIETEAEQTVLEFTYQGHVQRLRSAPDPKSKPSIKDGNDFVIQTQQTTTASEFATLTSGGKAYPLKVQDIPPAAGRKQGIPVTRLLPDAAQSETVIAHFRPHELTESVSLILLTQQGRVKRLPATELLNLTARGLTTVKLKEEDVLAYVTLAQSTDDLIIATSNGRLLRFEINDQNLPIMGRTAQGNQALRLRRREQLVGCVAIAPNENLLLVSEQGYGKRIGLGVVRRIKRGDLGTQALQFKTSTDRLIGVINASQTETAVLLTSDERVMTVSLKSVKLLGKDGCGDRLVKLKSNETIIDVTTILP